Within the Nocardioides aurantiacus genome, the region CACCAGGCTGGCGTTGCCGCCCGCGACGAGCTGGTCGGGCTCCAGGCCCAGCAGCTCGGCGAACATCTCGCGCAGCTCGGGCAGGCCCTCGAGGCCGCCGTAGTTGCGGGTGTCGACGCCGTCGCGGGAGGTGTGGCCCTCGGGCAGGTCCAGCAGGCGGGCGGACAGGTCGAGCTGCGCGGGCGCGGGCTTGCCCCGGGTCAGGTCGAGGGTGAGGCCGGCGGAGCGGAGGGCGTCGTACGACTCCTGGGCCGTGGCGAGGAAGGCGTCGACCTCCTCGGCGGGACGCTCGGCGAGGGGGCGGGGCTGGTCGGTCGGGGCGGTCACGCCACCATGCTCCCAGAGGTCGTGCACGACGCCACCTCCTGCTCGCCCGCTGCTCTGGACGGGCGCGAGCGGATCGGCGCGACGACGCCCGTGCCGGCCACCGGTTCGACTTGTCCGGGCCACCCCCGTAGACTCCGTGACTGGTGATTCCGGCCCATGGTTCGACCATGCCCGGAGATCGCCGTAGGGCACTAGCTCAACTGGCAGAGCATCGGTCTCCAAAACCGAAGGTTGGGGGTTCAAGTCCCTCGTGCCCTGCGAGACCCCTCGGAAGCCTCGGGGGATCCCCAACGCAGACCAGGTCGGCGACCGGAATGAGGAAGCACGTGACGGAGAAGGCAGTCCGCTCGGAGAAGGACTCTCGCGAGCGCACCGGCCCGCTCACGTTCTACCGCCAGGTGGTCGCCGAGCTCCGCAAGGTGGTGTGGCCGACCCAGCAGCAGCTGGTGACCTACTTCCTGGTGGTCCTGGTCTTCGTGCTCGTGATGATCGCGTACGTCTCCCTGCTCGACGTCGCGTTCGGCAAGGCGGTCTTCGCGCTGTTCGGCGACTAGCCCCGCCACGGGCTCCCGACCAGCAGCCCGCCCGGGGGACCGGGCAGCCGAGGACCACAGTGAGCAGGACCCTGACCCAGATGACGGAGTGATCGTGTCGCAGCGTGAAGACGAGCAGCCCACCGAGGCCGACTCGACCGGGACCGAAGCGGTCGAGGTGGCCGAGGAGGCCGTCCTGACCGACCCCGAGACAGGGCAGACCACCGAGATCGTCTCCCCGCCCGAGGAGGAGGTCGTCGACCCCGACTCGCCCGTGGACGAGGCCGGCGCGACCGACGAGGACGAGGACGAGGCGTCCGCCGAGCTGCCCGACATCGACGCGCCCCCGGCCGACCCGCTGGAGGAGTTCCGCCAGGCCCTGCGGGAGAAGGAGGGCGACTGGTTCGTCGTCCACACCTACTCCGGCATGGAGAACCGGGTGAAGGCCAACCTCGAGAACCGCATCACCTCGCTCAACATGGAGTTCTACATCCACGAGGTCGTCGTCCCGACCGAGGAGGTGGCCGAGATCAAGAACGGCCAGCGCAAGATGGTCAAGCGCACCGTCCTCCCCGGCTACGTCCTGGTCCGCATGGACCTCACCGACGAGTCGTGGGCCGCCGTGCGCCACACCCCGTCGGTGACCGGTTTCGTCGGGCACAGCCACCAGCCGGTGCCGCTGAGCCTGCAGGAGGTCGAGAACATGCTCGCCCCGGCCATCGCCGCGCAGGCCGCTGCCGCCGCCCCGGCCGAGTCGAGCAGCGGTGGTGGCTCCTCCACCAGCACCCCCCGCCAGCAGGTGGCCGTTGCCGACTTCGACGTCTCCGACTCCGTGATGGTGGTCGACGGTCCGTTCGCCACGCTGCACGCGACCATCACCGAGATCAACGCCGAGGCGCAGCGCGTCAAGGCGCTGGTCGAGATCTTCGGCCGGGAGACCCCGGTCGAGCTGAGCTTCACCCAGATCCAGCGCGTCTGAACCTGGACCGCCCTGATGCCGGGCCGGCGCCAGCCGGACCGGCGCGAAACACACCTGTGGCAGGGGCCGTCGGCCCCGTCATGACCACGTAGAGAGAGAAGAGAGCAATGCCCCCCAAGAAGAAGATCGCTGCCCTGGTCAAGGTGCAGCTCAACGCTGGCGCCGCGACCCCGGCCCCGCCCGTCGGTACCGCCCTGGGCCCGCACGGCGTGAACATCATGGAGTTCTGCAAGGCCTACAACGCCCAGACCGAGGCCATGCGCGGCAACGTGATCCCCGTCGAGATCACCATCTACGAGGACCGCTCGTTCACCTTCATCACCAAGACCCCGCCGGCCGCGGAGCTCATCAAGAAGGCCGCCGGCGTCGCCAAGGGCTCGGGCGTGCCGCAGAAGGACAAGGTCGGCAAGCTGTCGAAGGACCAGGTCCGCGAGATCGCGACGACCAAGCTCCCCGACCTCAACGCCAACGACCTCGACGCCGCCGTCAAGATCGTCGAGGGCACCGCCCGCTCGATGGGCATCGTCACCGAGTGACCGACCCGCCGGCGCGCCCCGGGGCCGTACCCCGACGACGCCGGCACCACCGTGGCAGAGCCGCGCTGGCTCATCGCGACCACACCTTCCGAGAAACAGAGGAACAACCATGCAGCGCAGCAAGACCTACCGCGCGGTGGCGGAGACGTTCGACCAGGACGAGCTCCACGCCCCGCTGACCGCCATCCAGATCGCCAAGGGCGGCGCCAAGAAGAAGTTCGACGAGACCCTCGACGTGGCCATGCGCCTCGGCGTCGACCCCCGCAAGGCCGACCAGATGGTCCGCGGCACCGTCAACCTCCCGCACGGCACCGGCAAGACCGCCAAGGTCCTCGTGTTCGCCAACGGCGACAAGGCCGAGGCGGCCCGTGAGGCCGGCGCCGACGTCGTCGGCGGCGACGAGCTGATCGAGAAGGTCAACGGCGGCTGGCTCGACTTCGACGCCGTCGTCGCGACCCCCGACATGATGGGCAAGGTCGGCCGTCTGGGCCGTGTGCTCGGCCCCCGTGGCCTCATGCCCAACCCGAAGACCGGCACGGTGACCCCCGACGTCGCCAAGGCCGTGACGGACATCAAGGGCGGCAAGATCGAGTTCCGCGTGGACCGCCACGCCAACCTGCACTTCATCATCGGCAAGGCGTCGTTCTCCGAGGCCCAGCTGGCCGAGAACTACGCCGCGGCGCTCGAGGAGGTGCTGCGGCTCAAGCCCGCCAGCTCCAAGGGCCGCTACATCCGCAAGGTCACGGTCTCCACGACCATGGGCCCCGGCGTGCAGGTCGACCCCAACCGGACGCGCAACGTCGCCTCCGAGGACGAGGCCTGACGAACACCCGTCAGCACGCGCGTAGTGCTCCCGCCGAGGCGGCTGTCCTGAGAGGATGGCCGCCTCGGTCGTTTCTGCACCCGTGGTCGACCGCCCCGTCCTCGGAAGGTGCCCCATGCGTCGTACGTCCCTGATCCGTCTCGCCGTCGTGCCCGTCGTCAGCCTCGTCGTGCTGACCGGGTGCGGCTCGTCCGAGGAGGGGTCCTCGTCCGGCGGGTCGTCCTCGGGCTCGAGCAGCTCCGCCGAGGACAGCGGCAGCGGCGAGAGCGCCGAGGCCGCCGAGCCGCTGACGAAGGGCGACTTCGGGGACCGCATCTACGCGGCCTTCAAGGACGCGGGCACCCTGAAGTTCGAGATCACCCAGACCGGCACGGCCTCCAGCACGGGCTCGGGCGAGGCCGACATCAGCGGTGAGCAGGTGGCCTCCAAGGTCACCCAGGAGGTCCAGGGCGCCGGCAGCGTGGAGGCGATCGTCCTCGACGGCCTCTTCTACCTCAAGTCGGCCCAGATCAGCGGCGAGAAGTGGCTCAAGGTCGACCCCGAGGCCAAGGACGGCCTCGGCGCCCTGGTCGGGTCCCTCGGCGGCAACAGCGACCCCGCCAAGCTGCTGCAGGTGATGAACCAGGCCTCCGAGGTCACCGACGAGGGCACCGAGGAGGTGGGCGGGGTCGAGACGACGAAGTACCACGTCGTGCTCCCGCGCGAGGCCTTCGCCGAGACGCTCGGCGACAACCCCCAGATCACGCAGATGCTGCCCGAGACCGTCGAGTTCGACATGTGGGTCGACGGGGAGGACCTCGTGCGCAAGCAGGCCTCCGAGCTGACCGTGGGCGGGCAGAAGACCGCCAGCACCATCCTCTACAGCGGCTTCGGCGACCCGGTCGAGATCGAGGCCCCGCCGGCCTCGCAGACCACCACCAAGGCCCCGGGCCTGGGCGGCTGAGCGCCCACTCCCCGTGCCACCGTGCGGCCCGCGACCGATTTGGTCGCGGGCCGCAGTGCGTCTATCGTTCTGCGTTGTAGCCGAAGACCGTCGGTCGGCCACTCCCCGGAGTGGTCCGAAGGGCCCGCACCGCGGGCGACCTGCGTAGGTGACACCGAGTGGCTCGCGGATTCCGCGACGTACGCCCTGTGCACCTGCACGGGGCGTCTTGCATGTAGCCCTCCTCGTCGGTCCCGGTTGCGGGACGCCGGTCAATCCGTCCGGCATCCCTGCACGCACCAGTGCACCGACGTTGGAAGGAGACCCATGGCGCGGCCAGACAAGGCAGCAGCCGTCGCGGAGATCGTCGACGCGTTCAACGACTCCACGGGCGCTGTGCTGACCGAGTACCGCGGGCTCACCGTGAAGCAGCTGCAGGACCTGCGGCGAGTTCTCGGCGAGAACGCCCACTACGCCGTGGTCAAGAACACGCTGACCAAGATCGCTGCCAAGGAGGCGGGTGTCGACGGTGTCGACGCCCTGCTCACCGGCCCGACCGCCATCGCCTTCATCAGCGGCGACGTGGTCGAGGCAGCGAAGGGTCTGCGTGACTTTGCCAAGGCCAACCCCGCCCTCGTCATCAAGGGCGGTTACGTCGACGGTGCCTCGATGGAGGCTTCGGAGATCGCCAAGCTGGCGGACCTGGAGTCCCGCGAGGTCCTGCTGGGCAAGATGGCGGGCGCCATGCTCGCCAGCCTGAGCCAGGCCGTCTACCTCCTCAACGCCCCCGTCGCGCAGGTGGCCCGGCTCGCCGGTGCCCTGCAGGCGAAGGCCGAGGAGGACCCCACGATCCTCAAGGGTGGGGCCGGTACGCCGGCCGCCCCGGCCGAGGACACCGCAGCGGAGGAGGCCCCCGCGGCCGAGCCTGCTGCAGCCGACGAGGCGCCCGCCTCCGAGGACAGCACCGAGGCCACCGAGAGCACCGAGGCCTGACATCCCCGTCCGCGGCATCCCGCGGGCACCACTGAAAGGAACGCCACCATGGCGAAGCTCAGCACCGACGAGCTGCTCGACGCTTTCAAGGAGATGACCCTCCTGGAGCTCAGCGAGTTCGTGAAGCAGTTCGAGGACACCTTCGGCGTCACCGCCGCCGCCCCCGTCGTCGCGGCCGCCCCCGGCGCCGGTGCCGGCGCTGCCGAGGCCGTCGAGGAGCAGGACGAGTTCGACGTCATCCTCGAGGGTGCCGGCGAGAAGAAGATCAACGTCATCAAGGAGGTGCGTGCGCTCACGAGCCTGGGCCTGAAGGAGGCCAAGGACCTCGTCGAGTCCGCCCCCAAGGCCGTCCTCGAGAAGGTCAACAAGGAGACCGCCGAGAAGGCGAAGGAGTCCCTCGAGGGCGCCGGCGCCTCGGTCTCCCTCAAGTGAGACCGTCCCGGTCGGCCCCAGGGCCGGCCGGGACCCCGCACCACGACGATCGCCTCGCGATCGATGCACCCCGGACCGTCATGGTCCGGGGTGTTCGTCGTCTCCCGGGGGACCGGTGCTGACGTCGGGGTGCGCCTGGCGCGTCCGTCGGTGTACACATGGTCACCGGATCGTCCGTCTTGTTTTGAGACGAGTGGTCCATCCGCAGGACGCCTCCGCAATGCTGCCGTAACTTAGCCCCGGGCTACTCGTTGGTACGCGGGAGCAGGGGGGCTGCATCCGCGTACGCGCGCCGCGGCGACGGAACACCGTGCGACCGCGGCCGCAACGGACGAGAAAGGGAGAGGGAGACCACATGGGTGTCGAGATCGAGATCAAGGATCTGACGAAGAGCTTCGGCAACCAGCTCATCTGGGGCGACGTCTCCCTGACCGTCCCCGCGGGCGAGATCTGCGTGATGCTCGGCCCCTCCGGCACCGGCAAGTCGGTGTTGCTCAAGACCATCATCGGCCTGCTCAAGCCCGACCGGGGCAGCGTGGTGATCGAGGGCGTCGACATCGCCTCGTGCCCGGAGAAGGACCTCTACGAGATCCGCAAGCTCTTCGGTGTCCTGTTCCAGGACGGCGCGATGTTCGGCTCGATGAACCTCTACGACAACATCGCCTTCCCGCTGCGCGAGCACACCAAGAAGTCCGAGTCCGAGATCCGCGACATCGTCATGGAGAAGCTCGACCTCACCGGCCTGCTCGGCACCGAGGACAAGCTGCCCGGCGAGATCTCCGGCGGCATGCGCAAGCGCGCCGGCCTGGCCCGCGCGCTGGTGCTCGACCCCGAGATCGTGCTCTTCGACGAGCCCGACTCGGGCCTGGACCCGGTGCGCACCTCGTTCCTGAACCAGCTGATCGTCGACCTCAACGCCCAGATCGACGCGACCTTCCTCATCGTCACCCACGACATCAACACCGCCCGCACGGTGCCGGACAACATCGGTCTGCTCTACCACAAGCACCTGGCCATGTTCGGTCCCCGCGAGATGCTGCTGTCCTCGGAGGAGCCGGTGGTCCGGCAGTTCCTCAACGCCCAGGTGGTGGGCCCGATCGGCATGTCCGAGGAGAAGGACGCCGACGAGCTCGAGGCCGAGAAGGACATGGACCTCCCGCCGCTGCCGCCCATCCCGATGCAGCTCGAGCCCAGCAACGGCCAGCCCCGGCGCAGCCAGCGCGACCCCGGTGCGTGGTGCAAGGAGAACGGTGTCGAGCCCCCGCCCGGCTCGTTCGAGGAGAACATGACCATGACGACGGGCAGCTGAGGCGCGGATGGCCTCACTCACCGCGAGCAAGGTGCTGAAGCCCATCGGGGCCTCGGGCAAGCTGTTCGCCTTCGCCCTCGACATTTTCCGGCAGCTGTTCCGGCGTCCTTTCCAGACCCGGGAGTTCATCCAGCAGGCCTGGTTCCTCGCCTCGGTCACGATCGTCCCGACCGCACTGGTCGCCATCCCCTTCGGTGCGGTCATCGCGCTCCAGGTGGGTGGTCTGATCAAGCAGTTCGGTGCGCAGTCGTTCACGGGATCCGCGTCGGTCCTCGCGGTCGTGCAGCAGGCGGCGCCGATCGGCACCGCGCTGCTGATCGCCGGTGCCGGTGGCAGCGCCATCGCGGCCGACCTCGGCGCCCGCAAGATCCGCGAGGAGCTCGACGCCATGATGGTGCTGGGCATCGACCCGATCCAGCGGCTCGTGGTCCCGCGCGTGCTGGCCTGCATGATGGTCGCGGTCTTCCTCAACGGCATGGTGAGCGTCGTCGGCGTGGCCGGCGGCTACGTCTTCAACGTGGGCCTGCAGGGCGGCACCCCGGGTGCCTACCTCGCCAGCTTCACCGCACTGGCCCAGCTCCCCGACCTCTGGGTGGGCCTGGTCAAGGCGTTGATCTTCGGGCTGCTCGCCGCAGTCGTGGCCGCCTACAAGGGCGTCAACGCCGGTGGTGGGCCCAAGGGCGTGGGTGACGCCGTGAACGAGTCGGTCGTCATCACCTTCGTGCTGCTGTTCATCGTCAACTTCGTCGTCAGCGCGATCTACCTCCAGATCGTCCCACCGAAGACGGGCTGAGCAGATGGTCAAGGTCAAGGACGTCGCGGGCAAGCCGCTGGGCGCCGTGGACAGGATGGGCGAGGAGCTCGCCTTCTACCTGCGCGCGCTCGCGGTCACGCCGCGCTCGGTCAAGCGCTACCCCAAGGAGATCCTGCGGCTGCTGGCCGAGGTCACCCTCGGGTCCGGCGCGCTCGCCGTCATCGGCGGCACCGTCGGGGTCATCCTGGCGATGACCTTCTTCACCGGTGCCCAGGTCGGCCTGTCGGGCTACGCCGCGCTCGACCAGATCGGCACGGCCCCGTTCGCCGGGTTCGTGTCGGCCTACTTCAACACCCGTGAGATCGCGCCCCTGGTCGCCGGCATCGCCCTCGCGGCGACCGTCGGCTGCGGGTTCACCGCCCAGCTCGGCGCGATGCGGATCTCCGAGGAGGTCGACGCCCTCGAGGTGATGGCCATCCCGTCGATGCCGTTCCTGGTGACCACGCGCATCGTCGCGGGCCTCGTCGCGATCATCCCGCTCTACGTCGTCGGCCTGATGTCCTCCTACCTCGCGACGCGGCTGACGGTGACGCTGTTCTACGGACAGAGCCCCGGCACCTACGACCACTACTTCAACCTCTTCCTGCCGCCGGGCGACGTGCTGTGGTCCTTCGGCAAGGTGCTGGTGTTCTCGGTCGTGGTGATCCTCATCCACTGCTACCACGGCTACACCGCGGGTGGCGGTCCCGCCGGCGTGGGTGTCGCGGTGGGACGCGCGGTCCGCACCTCGATCGTCGCGGTCAACGTGATCGACCTCTTCCTGTCCATGGCGATCTGGGGATCTGCCACCACCGTGAGACTGGCGGGGTGAGGTCATGAGCAAGTTCTTGATGAACCACAGGTTCCTCGGCATCGTCTTCATCGGCCTGCTGATCCTCGGCGTGTGGCTGGTCAGCGCGATCTTCGGCCAGAAGTTCACCGACTTCGACCGGGTCGCCCTGACCACCAGCAACGCCGGTCTCAACCTGCCCGAGAAGGCCGACGTCAAGATCCGCGGCGTCATCGTGGGCCAGGTGATGAGCGCGGAGTCCGAGGGCGACGGCGCCAAGCTCGAGCTGGGCATCAAGCCCGACTCGATCGGTCAGATCCCGCGCAACGTCAGCGCGGCGATCCTGCCCAAGACCCTGTTCGGCGAGAAGTACGTCGACCTCACCGTGCCGGAGCAGCCCTCCTCCAAGCCGCTGCAGGCCGGCGACGCGATCAAGCAGACCGACCTGCCGGTCGAGGTGGAGAAGGTCCTCAACGACCTCTACCCGCTGCTGCGCGCGGTGCAGCCGGCCGAGCTCAACTACACCCTCAACGCGCTGGCCGAGGCTCTCGAGGGGCGCGGCGACAAGCTCGGCGAGGGCCTGGTGACCCTCGACGGCTACCTCAAGCGGATGAACCCCGAGCTGCCGGCGCTGCTGGACGACCTGCGCCTGCTCGCCAGCGTGACCGACACCTACGCCGACGTCTTCCCGCAGCTGGCCGACACCCTGCGCAACACCACCAAGACCGGCAACACGTTGGTCTCGAAGGAGCAGAAGCTGAACGCGTTCCTGGTCGACCTGACGTCGTTCTCCGACACCACGACCGGGTTCCTCAACGACAACGGCAACAACCTGATCCGGCTCAGCCAGCTCAGCGAACCGATCGTGGCCCTGCTGGCGCGCTACTCCTCGACGTTCCCCTGCATGCTGGAGGGCCTGGTCAAGCAGGTGCCCCGGCTGGCCTCGACCTTCCGCGGCTACATCTTCCACATCGACCTGGAGCTGCTGCCCAACCAGCCACGCGGCTACACCAGGGCGGACACCCCGGTCTACGGCGCCTCCAACGCACCCAACTGCGCCGGGCTGCCCAACCCGCCGATCCCCTACCCCAAGTTCCCCAACCTCGACGACGGGGTGGACGGCATCGGCAAGGGCGGACAGCGCGCCACGCCCGGCTTCGCCGCCGGCGGCACTGCGACCGAGGCCGCTGCCACCAGCATCGGTCAGCCGAACCGCTCCCGGATGAGCGTGGGTCCCTCGGGCACGCCGTCGCAGAAGGCGTTGATCAACTCGCTGCTCGCCCCGTCGCTCGGCGTCCCGGTCGACGAGATGTCCGACGTCTCGACGCTGCTGTTCGCCCCGGCCTTCTCCGGCACGGAGGTGAGCGTGCGATGAGCATCCTCGACAAGAAGACCAGCAGCGACCTGGTCAAGCTGATGGCCTTCATCCTGGTGACCTCGCTGGCGACCGGTGTGCTCGTGGTGCTCATCGGCAACTTCACCTTCGAGTCCAGCCGCAACTACAAGGCGGTCTTCTCCGACGCCACCGGCGTGGTGAAGGGCGACGACATCCGCATCGCCGGGGTCAAGGTCGGCAGCGTCAAGGACGTCAAGGTCGTCGACCGGGAGCGGGCGCAGGTGACGTTCAGCGTCGCCAAGAGCTCCACCGTGACGCAGTCCTCGACCGCCCGGATCCGCTACCGCAATCTCGTGGGGCAGCGCTACATCGCGCTGACGCAGGGGGTCGGCACGCTGGACCCGCTGCGCGAGGACGCGACCATCCCGATGGACCGCACCGAGCCGGCGCTGGACCTGACCGTGCTGTTCAACGGGTTCAAGCCCCTCTTCGCCGCCCTCTCGCCGTCGGACATCAACAAGCTCTCCGCCGAGGTCATCTCGGTCTTCCAGGGCGAGGGCGGCAACCTGACCGCGCTGCTCCAGAGCACGGCGTCGCTGACCAACACCCTCGCCGACCGCGACGAGGTGATCGGTCAGGTGATCGACAACCTCAACTCCGTGCTGGCCACGCTCGCCGGCCGCGACCGCGAGCTCAACCGCCTGATCACCGACTTCCAGACCCTCATGGCCGGCCTCGTCGAGGACCGGGAGGCCATCCTCGGCTCGCTCGACTCCGTCTCGGTGCTGGCCAACGAGACCTCCGACTTGGCGGTCGGGATCCGGCCGTCGCTGGTGCGCGACGTCAAGGGCCTGCGCAAGACGGCGGGCAACCTCAACAAGGACCGCGCAGAGATCGACCGGGCACTGCAGGTGCTGCCGATCAAGCTCCGCAAGATCGGGCGCACCGCCGTCAACGGGTCGTTCTTCAACTTCTACCTGTGCCAGTTCAACCCCAACATCACCGTGGCGGGGCAGCCGCTGGCGATCAAGTACGACACCAACCAATTCGGCGCCGACAAGAGGTGCAATCTCGGATGAGTGTTCCGTTCCGGGAGAGAAATCCCGTCATCATCGGTGCCATCAGCATCGCCGTCCTGGCCGCGCTCATGCTGGCCGCGTTCCGGGCGGGCGACCTGCCGCTGATCGGCGGCGGCAACTCCTACAAGGCGGCCTTCTCCGAGGCCAGCGGCCTCAAGGCCAACGACGAGGTCCGCATCGCCGGCGTGCGCGTGGGCAAGGTCGACTCCGTCGAGCTGGCCGGCGACGAGGTGCAGGTCAGCTTCAAGGTCGACACGCCCTCGAAGTTCGGCACCCGGACCGAGGCGCAGATCAAGGTCAAGACGCTGCTGGGCGACATGTACCTCGCGCTGCTGCCCGCCGGTGACGGCCAGCTGAAGGAGGACACCACCATCCCGCGCAGCCGGACCCAGTCCGCCTTCGACGTCGTCTCGGCCTTCGAGGGCCTGGCCGACAAGGCCGCGAAGATCGACGTCGACCAGCTCGGAGAGTCCTTCGACGTGCTCGCCGACCTGACCCAGGACACCCCCGAGGGCTTCCAGGGCACGCTCCGGGGGCTCTCGCGGCTCTCCCAGACGGTGGCCAGCCGTGACGAGCAGATCGGCGAGCTGCTGCAGAACCTCGACACGGTGTCCGGCACGCTGGCCGAGCGCGACGAGGACATCGTCGCGCTGATGAAGAACAGCGACATCCTGCTGCGCGCGCTGGTGGCACGGCGCGAGGCGGTGCACACCCTCCTCGTCTCCACCGACCGGCTGGCACGCGAGCTCACCGCCCTGGTGCGGCAGACGCGCGCCGACCTGAAGCCGGCGCTCGACAACCTCCAGGGCGTGGTCAACGTGCTCATCAAGAACCAGAACAACCTCGACGAGTCGCTGCGCCTGCTCGCGCCGTTCTACCGCGTGTTCACCAACGTCCTCGGCAGCGGTCCGTGGTTCGACACCTTCATCGCCAACCTGCCGCCCGCCCCAGGGCTGCCCACCGCGACGGGGGGCAACGGATGAAGACCCTCGGCAAGGTCAACCCGATCATCGCGGTGATCCTGGTCGTGGCCCTCGTGGCTGCCGCCCTCGCGCTGTTCTGGCCCGGTTCGGACAAGCGCACCGTCACCGCCGACTTCCCGCGCACGGTCAGCCTCTACGAGGGCTCCGACGTCCGCATCCTCGGCGTGGCCGTGGGCAAGGTCGAGAAGGTCACCCCCGTCGGCGAGGCCGTGCGCGTGAAGCTGCAGTACGACGCGAAGTACAAGCTGCCGGCGGACGCCAAGGCCGTCGTCGTCGCGCCGTCCATCGTCGGGGACCGCTACGTCCAGCTCACCCCGGCCTACTCCGGCGGCGACCAGCTGCCCGACGACGCCAAGCTGGGGCTGGACCGCACCGCGACCCCGCTCGAGCTCGACGAGATCTTCTCCAGCCTCAACGACCTCAACATCGCCCTCGGGCCGGAGCAGTCCAACCGGCCGCGTGACAACGGCGTCGGCCCGCTGACCCGCCTGCTCGACTCCACGGCCCGCAACCTCGGCGGCCAGGGAGTGGAGTTCAACAAGACGCTGAAGAACGTCGGCGAGCTCACGCAGACGCTGTCGGACAACAAGGACGAGCTGTTCGGCTCGCTGGAACAGGTGCAGGACTTCACCAGCACCCTGGCCGAGAACGACCAGACGGTGCGCCAGTTCAACGACTCGCTGGCGGGCGGCGCCAACCTGCTGGCCGACGAGCGGCAGGAGCTCGCGGCGGTGCTCAAGAGCCTGGGCATCGCGATGGCCGAGGTGCGCACCTTCATCCGCGACAA harbors:
- a CDS encoding DUF7537 family lipoprotein yields the protein MRRTSLIRLAVVPVVSLVVLTGCGSSEEGSSSGGSSSGSSSSAEDSGSGESAEAAEPLTKGDFGDRIYAAFKDAGTLKFEITQTGTASSTGSGEADISGEQVASKVTQEVQGAGSVEAIVLDGLFYLKSAQISGEKWLKVDPEAKDGLGALVGSLGGNSDPAKLLQVMNQASEVTDEGTEEVGGVETTKYHVVLPREAFAETLGDNPQITQMLPETVEFDMWVDGEDLVRKQASELTVGGQKTASTILYSGFGDPVEIEAPPASQTTTKAPGLGG
- the rplJ gene encoding 50S ribosomal protein L10, with the protein product MARPDKAAAVAEIVDAFNDSTGAVLTEYRGLTVKQLQDLRRVLGENAHYAVVKNTLTKIAAKEAGVDGVDALLTGPTAIAFISGDVVEAAKGLRDFAKANPALVIKGGYVDGASMEASEIAKLADLESREVLLGKMAGAMLASLSQAVYLLNAPVAQVARLAGALQAKAEEDPTILKGGAGTPAAPAEDTAAEEAPAAEPAAADEAPASEDSTEATESTEA
- a CDS encoding MCE family protein, which gives rise to MSKFLMNHRFLGIVFIGLLILGVWLVSAIFGQKFTDFDRVALTTSNAGLNLPEKADVKIRGVIVGQVMSAESEGDGAKLELGIKPDSIGQIPRNVSAAILPKTLFGEKYVDLTVPEQPSSKPLQAGDAIKQTDLPVEVEKVLNDLYPLLRAVQPAELNYTLNALAEALEGRGDKLGEGLVTLDGYLKRMNPELPALLDDLRLLASVTDTYADVFPQLADTLRNTTKTGNTLVSKEQKLNAFLVDLTSFSDTTTGFLNDNGNNLIRLSQLSEPIVALLARYSSTFPCMLEGLVKQVPRLASTFRGYIFHIDLELLPNQPRGYTRADTPVYGASNAPNCAGLPNPPIPYPKFPNLDDGVDGIGKGGQRATPGFAAGGTATEAAATSIGQPNRSRMSVGPSGTPSQKALINSLLAPSLGVPVDEMSDVSTLLFAPAFSGTEVSVR
- the rplK gene encoding 50S ribosomal protein L11, translating into MPPKKKIAALVKVQLNAGAATPAPPVGTALGPHGVNIMEFCKAYNAQTEAMRGNVIPVEITIYEDRSFTFITKTPPAAELIKKAAGVAKGSGVPQKDKVGKLSKDQVREIATTKLPDLNANDLDAAVKIVEGTARSMGIVTE
- the nusG gene encoding transcription termination/antitermination protein NusG, with the protein product MSQREDEQPTEADSTGTEAVEVAEEAVLTDPETGQTTEIVSPPEEEVVDPDSPVDEAGATDEDEDEASAELPDIDAPPADPLEEFRQALREKEGDWFVVHTYSGMENRVKANLENRITSLNMEFYIHEVVVPTEEVAEIKNGQRKMVKRTVLPGYVLVRMDLTDESWAAVRHTPSVTGFVGHSHQPVPLSLQEVENMLAPAIAAQAAAAAPAESSSGGGSSTSTPRQQVAVADFDVSDSVMVVDGPFATLHATITEINAEAQRVKALVEIFGRETPVELSFTQIQRV
- a CDS encoding ABC transporter ATP-binding protein, yielding MGVEIEIKDLTKSFGNQLIWGDVSLTVPAGEICVMLGPSGTGKSVLLKTIIGLLKPDRGSVVIEGVDIASCPEKDLYEIRKLFGVLFQDGAMFGSMNLYDNIAFPLREHTKKSESEIRDIVMEKLDLTGLLGTEDKLPGEISGGMRKRAGLARALVLDPEIVLFDEPDSGLDPVRTSFLNQLIVDLNAQIDATFLIVTHDINTARTVPDNIGLLYHKHLAMFGPREMLLSSEEPVVRQFLNAQVVGPIGMSEEKDADELEAEKDMDLPPLPPIPMQLEPSNGQPRRSQRDPGAWCKENGVEPPPGSFEENMTMTTGS
- the rplL gene encoding 50S ribosomal protein L7/L12: MAKLSTDELLDAFKEMTLLELSEFVKQFEDTFGVTAAAPVVAAAPGAGAGAAEAVEEQDEFDVILEGAGEKKINVIKEVRALTSLGLKEAKDLVESAPKAVLEKVNKETAEKAKESLEGAGASVSLK
- a CDS encoding MlaE family ABC transporter permease — protein: MVKVKDVAGKPLGAVDRMGEELAFYLRALAVTPRSVKRYPKEILRLLAEVTLGSGALAVIGGTVGVILAMTFFTGAQVGLSGYAALDQIGTAPFAGFVSAYFNTREIAPLVAGIALAATVGCGFTAQLGAMRISEEVDALEVMAIPSMPFLVTTRIVAGLVAIIPLYVVGLMSSYLATRLTVTLFYGQSPGTYDHYFNLFLPPGDVLWSFGKVLVFSVVVILIHCYHGYTAGGGPAGVGVAVGRAVRTSIVAVNVIDLFLSMAIWGSATTVRLAG
- a CDS encoding MlaE family ABC transporter permease; the encoded protein is MASLTASKVLKPIGASGKLFAFALDIFRQLFRRPFQTREFIQQAWFLASVTIVPTALVAIPFGAVIALQVGGLIKQFGAQSFTGSASVLAVVQQAAPIGTALLIAGAGGSAIAADLGARKIREELDAMMVLGIDPIQRLVVPRVLACMMVAVFLNGMVSVVGVAGGYVFNVGLQGGTPGAYLASFTALAQLPDLWVGLVKALIFGLLAAVVAAYKGVNAGGGPKGVGDAVNESVVITFVLLFIVNFVVSAIYLQIVPPKTG
- the rplA gene encoding 50S ribosomal protein L1, which gives rise to MQRSKTYRAVAETFDQDELHAPLTAIQIAKGGAKKKFDETLDVAMRLGVDPRKADQMVRGTVNLPHGTGKTAKVLVFANGDKAEAAREAGADVVGGDELIEKVNGGWLDFDAVVATPDMMGKVGRLGRVLGPRGLMPNPKTGTVTPDVAKAVTDIKGGKIEFRVDRHANLHFIIGKASFSEAQLAENYAAALEEVLRLKPASSKGRYIRKVTVSTTMGPGVQVDPNRTRNVASEDEA
- the secE gene encoding preprotein translocase subunit SecE, with the protein product MTEKAVRSEKDSRERTGPLTFYRQVVAELRKVVWPTQQQLVTYFLVVLVFVLVMIAYVSLLDVAFGKAVFALFGD